A part of Gadus morhua chromosome 17, gadMor3.0, whole genome shotgun sequence genomic DNA contains:
- the sstr1b gene encoding somatostatin receptor type 1, whose protein sequence is MDFNGSREYASSPTGFPYNSSVDYDDGDYLQETDASKIIIPSIYALVCCVGLTGNAMVIYVILKYAKMKTATNIYILNLAIADELFMLSVPFLATSAAVRHWPFGSLMCRLVLSVDGINMFTSIFCLTVLSVDRYVAVVHPIKAARYRRPTVAKVVNVCVWALSLLVILPIIVFADTVPAPDGGVDCNFLWPDAAWSEAFVVYTFLLGFLLPVAAICLCYCLMVARMRAVGLKAGWLQRRRSEKKITRMVLLVVAVFVLCWMPFYVVQLVSVFHRPPDPMVTQLFVILSYLNSGANPILYGFVSDNFRRSFQRIVCFRWLESGLDAEQVDYCAVALRRQATCGPKDFPKDCVASDVVFRNGTCTSRTTTL, encoded by the coding sequence ATGGATTTCAACGGGAGCCGAGAGTACGCCTCGTCGCCGACGGGGTTCCCCTACAACTCGAGCGTGGACTACGACGACGGCGACTATCTCCAGGAGACGGACGCCAGCAAGATCATCATCCCGTCCATCTACGCGCTCGTCTGCTGCGTGGGCCTCACCGGCAACGCCATGGTCATCTACGTCATCCTCAAGTACGCCAAGATGAAGACGGCCACCAACATCTACATCCTGAACCTGGCCATCGCCGACGAGCTCTTCATGCTCAGCGTGCCCTTCCTGGCCACGTCGGCCGCCGTGCGCCACTGGCCCTTCGGCTCCCTGATGTGCCGGCTGGTGCTGAGCGTGGACGGCATCAACATGTTCACCTCCATCTTCTGCCTGACGGTGCTGAGCGTGGACCGCTACGTGGCCGTGGTGCACCCCATCAAGGCGGCGCGCTACCGCCGGCCCACCGTGGCCAAGGTGGtgaacgtgtgcgtgtgggcgctGTCCCTGCTCGTCATCCTGCCCATCATCGTGTTCGCCGACACCGTGCCGGCGCCGGACGGCGGCGTGGACTGCAACTTCCTGTGGCCCGACGCGGCGTGGTCCGAGGCCTTCGTGGTGTACACCTTCCTGCTGGGCTTCCTGCTGCCCGTGGCCGCCATCTGCCTGTGCTACTGCCTGATGGTGGCGCGCATGCGCGCCGTGGGCCTGAAGGCGGGCTGGCTGCAGCGGCGGCGCTCCGAGAAGAAGATCACGCgcatggtgctgctggtggtggccgTGTTCGTGCTGTGCTGGATGCCCTTCTACGTGGTGCAGCTGGTGAGCGTGTTCCACCGGCCCCCCGACCCCATGGTCACGCAGCTCTTCGTCATCCTCAGCTACCTCAACAGCGGCGCCAACCCCATCCTGTACGGCTTCGTGTCCGACAACTTCCGGCGCTCCTTCCAGCGGATCGTGTGCTTCCGCTGGCTGGAGTCGGGCCTGGACGCCGAGCAGGTGGACTACTGTGCCGTGGCGCTCCGGAGGCAGGCCACCTGCGGCCCCAAGGACTTCCCCAAGGACTGCGTCGCCTCGGACGTGGTGTTCCGCAACGGGACGTGCACCTCGCGCACCACCACTCTGTGA